A region from the Mycolicibacterium litorale genome encodes:
- a CDS encoding ABC transporter substrate-binding protein: protein MRRDTVLAAGLALVVALLLAMTGCSTGERVDLGDAASGNLVAAIAGEPDQLDPHKTSAYFSFEVLENVFDTLVEPDANLEMRPALAESWEVSPDQRVWTFHLRRGVTFHDGTPFTADDVVYSYRRIIDEQLTNVDKFSAVTDVTAVDPATVRITVDKPTPNLLTNLGGFKGMAIVSRGNVESGRITTHPVGTGPFSFAGATSGDSITLRANPTYWGPPPRISGVTFRFISEPSTALSALQAGEVDWTDSIPPQRVSQLRDDDSLRLAVTPSNDYWYLALNQARPPWNDVRVRQAIAYGIDRDAIVAATSYGTAAENQLAIPEGNPWYTPYDRYSYDLDKAKSLLAEADAKPGKMDMLVTSEYPETVTAAQIVADNLAPLGITVDIRTVDFATWLDEQNNGNFDMLMLGWLGSIDPDDFYYAQHHTNGTSNAQKFSDPEVDRLLDAGRVETDREKRKDDYAKAATRIADEVSYIYLYNPSVIQAWTPALSGYEARRDGAVRFRGVALGEDDAA, encoded by the coding sequence ATGCGGCGTGACACGGTGCTGGCGGCCGGGCTGGCGCTGGTTGTCGCGTTGCTGTTGGCGATGACCGGGTGTTCCACCGGTGAGCGCGTCGACCTCGGCGACGCCGCATCCGGCAACCTGGTCGCGGCCATCGCGGGCGAACCCGATCAGCTCGACCCCCACAAGACCTCCGCCTACTTCTCGTTCGAGGTGCTCGAGAACGTCTTCGACACCCTGGTCGAACCCGACGCGAACCTCGAGATGCGCCCCGCGCTGGCCGAGTCCTGGGAGGTCAGCCCCGACCAGCGGGTGTGGACGTTTCACCTGCGTCGCGGCGTCACGTTCCACGACGGCACCCCCTTCACCGCCGACGACGTCGTCTACTCCTACCGCCGCATCATCGACGAACAGCTCACCAACGTCGACAAGTTCAGCGCCGTCACCGACGTCACCGCGGTCGACCCGGCCACCGTGCGCATCACCGTCGACAAGCCCACCCCGAACCTGCTCACCAACCTCGGCGGGTTCAAGGGCATGGCGATCGTGTCGCGAGGCAACGTCGAGAGCGGACGGATCACCACCCACCCCGTCGGCACCGGCCCGTTCTCGTTCGCCGGCGCCACCAGCGGCGACTCCATCACGCTGCGCGCCAACCCGACCTACTGGGGACCCCCACCGCGGATCTCCGGGGTGACGTTCCGGTTCATCTCCGAACCGTCGACAGCGTTGTCGGCACTGCAGGCGGGCGAGGTCGACTGGACGGATTCGATTCCCCCGCAGCGGGTTTCGCAACTGCGCGACGACGACTCGCTGCGACTGGCCGTCACGCCGAGCAACGACTACTGGTACCTGGCGCTCAACCAGGCCCGGCCGCCGTGGAACGACGTCCGGGTGCGCCAGGCGATCGCCTACGGTATCGACCGCGACGCGATCGTCGCCGCGACGAGCTACGGCACCGCCGCCGAGAACCAGCTCGCGATCCCCGAGGGCAACCCGTGGTACACGCCGTACGACCGGTACTCCTACGACCTCGACAAGGCCAAAAGCCTGCTGGCCGAGGCCGATGCGAAACCCGGGAAGATGGACATGCTCGTCACCAGCGAGTATCCGGAGACCGTCACCGCCGCGCAGATCGTCGCCGACAACCTCGCCCCGCTCGGCATCACCGTCGACATCCGCACCGTCGACTTCGCCACCTGGCTCGACGAACAGAACAACGGCAACTTCGACATGCTCATGCTGGGCTGGCTCGGCAGCATCGACCCCGACGACTTCTACTACGCCCAGCACCACACCAACGGCACCAGCAATGCCCAGAAGTTCTCCGACCCCGAGGTGGACCGGCTGCTCGACGCCGGCCGGGTGGAGACCGACCGCGAAAAGCGCAAAGACGACTATGCGAAGGCGGCCACCCGCATCGCCGACGAGGTCAGCTACATCTACCTCTACAACCCTTCGGTGATCCAGGCCTGGACCCCCGCGCTGTCCGGCTACGAGGCGCGCCGCGACGGTGCGGTCCGGTTCCGTGGTGTGGCCCTCGGTGAGGACGACGCCGCGTGA
- a CDS encoding dipeptide ABC transporter ATP-binding protein, whose amino-acid sequence MTTPVLDVADLGVRIGRRDIVRAISFTVEREKTLGIVGESGSGKSMTVLAATGLLDAPGSRVSGSSVLGGQKSTQLVGASARTLRSVHGGRIGFVFQDPGTSLNPLLTLERQITESLETHRNMTRRQARDRALELLTAVGLPEPERRLDSYPHQLSGGQRQRVMIAIALACDPELLIADEPTTALDVTTQAQIIDLVRDLQRDFGTAVVWISHDLGVIGQVADDVTVLQNGAAVEHAPVLDVFDRPRHEYTRELLAARPMVGGDGPPPADPDAPVLLEVDGLDVRFDVTGPTGRSTVHAVRDLSFRIRRGSTLGLVGESGSGKSTVAAALTGLVGPHAGSATLDGVDVFGVRGADEKALRRRISLVFQDPFSSLNSRMRVGSAIAEPLTVHKLAEGRTGRRARVAELLELVGLPADFASRYPHELSGGQRQRVSIARALATEPDLLILDESTASLDVSVQSKVLDLLTGLQGDLGLTYLFIGHDLAVIQRMSHDVLVMRDGAAVEYRPAAELFAAPEQEYTRALLAAVPPARPRTPA is encoded by the coding sequence ATGACCACACCTGTTCTCGACGTCGCCGACCTGGGGGTGCGGATCGGCCGCCGCGACATCGTGCGCGCCATCTCGTTCACCGTGGAGCGGGAGAAGACGCTGGGCATCGTCGGCGAGTCCGGCTCCGGGAAATCGATGACGGTGCTCGCCGCGACGGGCCTGCTGGACGCCCCGGGCTCGCGGGTCAGTGGGTCGAGCGTGCTCGGCGGGCAGAAGTCGACGCAGCTGGTCGGCGCGTCGGCCCGCACGCTGCGCTCCGTGCACGGCGGCCGGATCGGCTTCGTGTTCCAGGATCCGGGCACGTCGCTCAATCCGCTGCTGACGCTGGAACGCCAGATCACCGAATCCTTGGAAACGCACCGGAACATGACGCGCAGACAGGCGCGCGACCGGGCCCTCGAACTCCTCACCGCCGTCGGCCTGCCCGAACCCGAGCGGCGGCTGGACTCCTATCCGCATCAGCTGTCGGGCGGTCAGCGGCAGCGGGTGATGATCGCGATCGCGCTGGCGTGCGATCCGGAACTGCTCATCGCCGACGAACCGACCACCGCGCTCGACGTCACCACGCAGGCGCAGATCATCGACCTGGTGCGGGATCTGCAGCGCGACTTCGGGACCGCGGTCGTGTGGATCAGCCACGACCTCGGGGTGATCGGCCAGGTCGCCGACGACGTCACCGTGCTACAGAACGGGGCCGCCGTCGAGCATGCACCGGTGCTCGACGTCTTCGACCGGCCCCGCCACGAGTACACGCGCGAACTGCTGGCGGCACGTCCGATGGTCGGTGGGGACGGCCCCCCGCCCGCCGATCCCGACGCCCCGGTTCTGCTCGAAGTCGACGGTCTCGACGTGCGCTTCGACGTGACAGGGCCGACGGGACGTTCGACTGTGCATGCGGTGCGCGATCTCTCGTTCCGCATCCGCCGCGGCAGCACACTCGGCCTGGTCGGCGAGTCCGGGTCCGGTAAGTCGACGGTCGCGGCGGCGTTGACCGGTCTGGTGGGCCCGCACGCCGGTTCGGCGACGCTCGACGGCGTCGACGTGTTCGGGGTGCGGGGCGCCGACGAGAAGGCGCTGCGGCGGCGGATCAGCCTGGTATTCCAGGATCCGTTCTCCTCGTTGAACTCCCGGATGCGGGTGGGGTCGGCGATCGCGGAACCGCTGACCGTGCACAAGCTGGCCGAGGGGCGGACGGGGCGGCGCGCACGGGTGGCCGAACTGCTCGAGCTCGTCGGTCTGCCCGCGGATTTCGCGTCGCGCTACCCGCACGAACTGTCCGGGGGCCAGCGTCAGCGGGTCAGCATCGCCCGCGCGCTGGCCACCGAGCCCGATCTGCTCATCCTCGACGAATCCACTGCGTCTCTTGACGTCTCGGTGCAATCGAAGGTGCTCGACCTGCTCACCGGTTTGCAGGGTGACCTCGGGCTGACGTATCTGTTCATCGGACACGACCTCGCCGTCATCCAGCGGATGAGCCATGACGTGCTCGTGATGCGCGACGGTGCGGCGGTCGAGTACCGGCCCGCTGCCGAGCTGTTCGCCGCGCCGGAACAGGAATACACCCGCGCGCTGCTCGCGGCCGTGCCGCCCGCGCGGCCGCGCACCCCGGCGTGA
- a CDS encoding ABC transporter permease — translation MSAVLSHPVVRFLARRVAYSLVVLIGVLIVVFALVQLVPGDPVRIALGTRYTPEAYEALRSASGLDRPLIVQFFTYLGNALTGDLGVSFRNGDPVTATLLDRLPATVSLGLVGIVFALLVAVPAGIWAALREGRVSDAIVRVTSQFGVSIPDFWLGILLIALFSSTLGWLPTSGYRPLFDDPAGWLRHIILPGLTVGLVAAAIMTRYIRSAVLEVASMGYVRTARSKGLSPRVVTLRHTVRNALIPILTITGIQLATILGGVIVVEVVFAWPGLGRLVYNAVAARDYPVIQGAVLLMAALFLLINLIVDVLYAVVDPRIRLS, via the coding sequence GTGAGCGCCGTACTCTCCCACCCCGTCGTGCGCTTCCTGGCCCGACGGGTCGCCTACTCGCTGGTCGTGCTCATCGGCGTGCTGATCGTGGTGTTCGCCCTCGTGCAGCTGGTCCCCGGCGACCCGGTGCGCATCGCGCTGGGCACCCGCTACACCCCCGAGGCCTACGAGGCGCTGCGGTCGGCCAGCGGGCTGGACCGTCCGCTCATCGTGCAGTTCTTCACCTATCTGGGCAACGCGCTGACCGGAGACCTCGGGGTCAGCTTTCGCAACGGCGACCCGGTCACCGCCACCCTGCTCGACCGGCTGCCCGCGACCGTGTCCCTCGGTCTGGTCGGCATCGTCTTCGCCCTGCTCGTCGCCGTGCCCGCCGGGATCTGGGCGGCGCTGCGCGAAGGCCGCGTCAGCGATGCGATCGTGCGGGTCACCAGCCAGTTCGGCGTCTCGATCCCGGACTTCTGGCTCGGTATCCTGCTGATCGCGCTGTTCTCCTCGACGCTGGGCTGGCTGCCGACATCCGGGTACCGGCCGTTGTTCGACGATCCGGCCGGCTGGCTGCGCCACATCATCCTGCCGGGACTCACGGTCGGGTTGGTGGCGGCGGCCATCATGACCCGCTACATCCGGTCGGCGGTGCTGGAGGTGGCCTCGATGGGGTATGTGCGCACCGCCCGCTCCAAGGGCCTGTCGCCGCGGGTGGTGACGCTGCGCCACACGGTGCGCAACGCACTGATCCCGATCCTCACCATCACCGGCATCCAACTCGCCACGATCCTCGGCGGCGTCATCGTCGTCGAGGTCGTGTTCGCCTGGCCGGGGCTGGGCCGGCTGGTCTACAACGCCGTCGCGGCCCGCGACTATCCGGTCATCCAGGGTGCGGTGCTGTTGATGGCCGCCCTCTTCCTACTCATCAACCTGATCGTGGACGTGTTGTACGCGGTCGTCGACCCGAGGATCCGGCTGTCATGA
- a CDS encoding dihydrodipicolinate reductase, which produces MTKRIVVWGTGFVGTMVIPEIDRHPLFELVGVGVSNPDKVGRDAGEICGLGRSLGVTATDDVDALIALRPDALVHFGPTAAHADANIALITRFLRAGIDVCSTAMTPWVWPTMHLNPPEWIVPVTEACELGESSCFTTGIDPGFANDLFPMTLMGVCAEVKRVRAAELLDYTNYTGDYENEMGIGRPPERRALLETPDVLVFAWGATVPMIAHAAGIMLDEITTTYDKWVTPTDRKSAKGVIEAGNVAAVRFTINGVYRGETRIQLEHVNRIGNDAAPDWPSGTENDVYRVEIDGTPSIVQETAFRFTDGSGRDAAAAGCLATGMRALNAVPAVNDLRPGWVTALDLPLIPGAGTIR; this is translated from the coding sequence ATGACCAAACGGATCGTGGTGTGGGGCACCGGCTTCGTCGGCACGATGGTGATCCCCGAAATCGACCGGCACCCGCTGTTCGAACTCGTCGGCGTGGGGGTGAGCAACCCGGACAAGGTCGGCCGCGACGCCGGAGAGATCTGCGGGCTCGGCCGCTCGCTGGGCGTCACCGCCACCGACGACGTCGACGCGCTCATCGCACTGCGCCCCGACGCCCTGGTGCACTTCGGCCCGACCGCCGCCCACGCCGACGCCAACATCGCGCTGATCACCCGCTTCCTGCGCGCCGGCATCGACGTGTGCTCGACGGCGATGACGCCGTGGGTGTGGCCGACCATGCACCTCAACCCGCCGGAGTGGATCGTGCCGGTGACCGAGGCGTGCGAACTCGGCGAGTCGTCGTGTTTCACGACCGGCATCGACCCCGGCTTCGCCAACGATCTGTTCCCGATGACGCTGATGGGCGTGTGCGCGGAGGTCAAGCGCGTCCGCGCCGCCGAACTGCTCGACTACACCAACTATACCGGTGACTACGAGAACGAGATGGGCATCGGCAGGCCGCCGGAGCGCCGGGCACTGCTGGAAACCCCCGACGTCTTGGTCTTCGCCTGGGGCGCAACGGTTCCCATGATCGCGCACGCGGCAGGCATCATGCTCGACGAGATCACCACCACCTACGACAAGTGGGTGACACCCACCGACCGCAAGAGCGCCAAGGGCGTGATCGAGGCGGGCAACGTCGCCGCCGTGCGGTTCACCATCAACGGTGTGTACCGCGGCGAGACCCGCATCCAGCTCGAACACGTCAACCGGATCGGCAACGACGCCGCCCCGGACTGGCCGTCGGGAACCGAGAACGACGTCTACCGCGTCGAGATCGACGGCACCCCCAGCATCGTGCAGGAGACCGCGTTCCGGTTCACCGACGGCTCCGGCCGCGACGCCGCCGCGGCGGGCTGCCTGGCCACGGGCATGCGCGCACTCAACGCCGTGCCCGCGGTCAACGACCTGCGGCCGGGCTGGGTGACGGCCCTGGACTTACCGCTGATTCCCGGAGCAGGCACAATTCGCTGA
- a CDS encoding ABC transporter permease: MTAPTEATRTAGWRLMLGNPVAVVSVVILALVVVVALFAQWLIPYGVNDIDVPNALQPPGGAHWFGTDELGRDVFSRVLVAIQASMRVAVVSVAFAVVVGVTIGVLAGYRGGWVDTVFMRIVDVMFAFPVLLLALAIVAILGPGVTTTILAIGIVYTPIFARVARASTLSVRVESYVAVSRTMGTGNLYILTRHVLPNISGPLIVQTSISLAFAILSEAALSFLGLGIQPPQPSLGRMIFDSQGFVTLAWWMAVFPGAAIFVIVLAFNLLGDGLRDVLDPKQRTMIEARRKQ, encoded by the coding sequence ATGACCGCACCGACCGAGGCGACGCGAACCGCGGGGTGGCGGCTGATGCTGGGCAACCCGGTCGCGGTCGTCAGCGTCGTGATCCTGGCGCTAGTGGTGGTCGTCGCGCTGTTCGCGCAGTGGCTGATCCCCTATGGCGTCAACGACATCGACGTCCCGAACGCCCTGCAGCCGCCCGGCGGGGCACACTGGTTCGGCACCGACGAACTCGGCCGCGACGTGTTCTCCCGTGTCCTCGTCGCGATCCAGGCGTCCATGCGGGTGGCGGTCGTCAGTGTGGCGTTCGCGGTCGTGGTCGGTGTGACGATCGGCGTGCTGGCGGGATACCGCGGCGGCTGGGTCGACACGGTGTTCATGCGCATCGTCGACGTGATGTTCGCGTTCCCGGTGCTGCTGCTCGCGCTGGCGATCGTGGCGATCCTCGGGCCGGGGGTGACCACGACGATCCTGGCGATCGGCATCGTCTACACCCCGATCTTCGCCCGGGTGGCCCGCGCGAGCACGCTGTCGGTGCGCGTCGAATCCTATGTCGCGGTGTCGCGGACGATGGGCACCGGGAATCTCTACATCCTGACGCGCCATGTGCTGCCGAACATCTCGGGACCGCTGATCGTGCAGACCTCGATCTCGCTGGCGTTCGCGATCCTGTCGGAGGCCGCGCTGTCGTTCCTCGGCCTGGGCATCCAACCCCCACAGCCGTCGCTGGGGCGGATGATCTTCGACTCGCAGGGTTTCGTCACGCTGGCGTGGTGGATGGCGGTGTTCCCCGGTGCGGCGATCTTCGTCATCGTGCTGGCGTTCAACCTGCTCGGCGACGGGTTGCGGGACGTGCTGGACCCCAAGCAGCGCACCATGATCGAGGCGCGGAGAAAGCAATGA
- a CDS encoding potassium channel family protein, with protein sequence MAEPTRLERYETRSEWPLAAVALLFLALFSVDVLLQPRGAADTAIEFGMKLTYFAFVIDYLSRLSLARPRGRWFVRHLFDLAIVALPFLRPLRLLSLAVVVKVLQRAVGQSIRGRVIVYTACGATVIIYAAALAILEVERGNPDAKIANFGDAVWWAITTVTTVGYGEFFPVTFQGRMVAVALMIGGISLVGVVTATLASWIIQRVAEEDTASQAATVAHVEQLRAEVRQLREALEGGGTLDRSTPMP encoded by the coding sequence ATGGCCGAACCCACCCGTCTGGAACGCTACGAGACGCGGTCCGAATGGCCGCTGGCCGCCGTCGCGCTGCTCTTCCTCGCGTTGTTCTCGGTCGATGTGCTGCTGCAGCCGCGTGGCGCCGCCGACACCGCGATCGAGTTCGGGATGAAGCTGACGTATTTCGCGTTCGTCATCGACTATCTGAGCCGGTTGTCCCTCGCCCGACCGCGCGGGCGCTGGTTCGTTCGCCACCTGTTCGACCTGGCGATCGTGGCGCTCCCATTCCTGCGGCCTCTGCGGCTGCTCAGCCTGGCGGTCGTGGTCAAGGTGCTGCAGCGGGCGGTGGGCCAGAGCATCCGCGGCCGCGTGATCGTCTACACCGCGTGCGGCGCTACCGTGATCATCTACGCCGCGGCGCTGGCGATCCTCGAGGTCGAACGCGGTAACCCCGACGCCAAGATCGCGAACTTCGGCGATGCGGTGTGGTGGGCGATCACCACCGTCACGACCGTCGGATACGGCGAGTTCTTCCCGGTGACGTTCCAGGGCCGCATGGTGGCGGTGGCGCTGATGATCGGCGGCATCAGCCTCGTCGGTGTGGTGACCGCGACCCTGGCCTCCTGGATCATCCAGCGGGTCGCCGAAGAGGACACCGCCAGCCAGGCCGCGACCGTCGCGCACGTGGAGCAGTTGCGCGCCGAGGTCCGCCAACTCCGGGAAGCGCTCGAAGGCGGCGGCACGCTGGACCGCTCGACGCCTATGCCGTGA
- a CDS encoding 3-oxoacyl-ACP reductase family protein: MTTVDGGPLAGRRALVTGGSRGIGAEIVRRLAFDGAAVAFTYGSSVADADRVVVDVSRGGGRVLPIRADSSDAGQIASAVDETVTRLGGLDILVNNAGVAYLAPVESFPLEQFDRLVGVNVRGAFVAIQCAVPHLGDGGRIINIGSINADRVPTAGLSVYAMTKAAVAGMTRGLARELGPRGITVNNVQPGPIATDMNPAEGEFADVSRQMTAVGRYGNTADVAGVVSYLAGPNAGYITGATWNVDGGFTA; encoded by the coding sequence ATGACGACTGTGGACGGCGGACCCCTGGCTGGGCGACGGGCGCTGGTGACCGGCGGGTCGCGCGGAATCGGGGCGGAGATCGTGCGGCGGCTGGCCTTCGACGGGGCGGCGGTGGCCTTCACCTACGGATCGTCGGTGGCCGATGCGGACAGGGTGGTGGTCGACGTGTCGCGTGGCGGCGGCCGCGTGCTGCCGATTCGCGCCGACAGTTCCGACGCCGGGCAGATCGCCTCCGCGGTCGACGAGACGGTCACCCGCCTCGGCGGCCTAGACATCCTGGTCAACAACGCCGGCGTCGCATACCTCGCGCCGGTCGAGTCGTTTCCGCTCGAGCAGTTCGACCGACTGGTCGGGGTCAACGTGCGCGGGGCGTTCGTGGCCATCCAGTGCGCGGTCCCCCATCTCGGAGACGGCGGGCGCATCATCAACATCGGCAGCATCAACGCCGACCGGGTGCCGACGGCCGGCCTGTCGGTGTATGCGATGACGAAGGCCGCGGTGGCCGGCATGACGCGAGGCCTCGCCCGCGAACTGGGCCCGCGAGGTATCACGGTGAACAACGTCCAGCCGGGTCCCATCGCGACGGACATGAACCCGGCCGAAGGCGAGTTCGCCGACGTCTCAAGGCAGATGACCGCCGTCGGGCGCTACGGGAACACCGCCGACGTGGCGGGCGTGGTGAGTTATCTGGCCGGACCGAATGCGGGATACATCACCGGCGCCACCTGGAACGTCGACGGCGGATTCACGGCATAG